A window of Flavobacterium branchiarum genomic DNA:
TTTTAACCGAAATTGGTTGGGCTGCTGTAGCAGTTGATGGTTTTATTCCTCCAAATGCTTTTATGGAATTTCAAGCTTATAATGTTTTGGTAATTGCTTCTGATATACGCCAGCTGGAACATATTGAATACACACCTGCCCCAGATATTATTCATGAAGGTGCTGGTCATGCCCCAATTATTGCAAATCCTGAATATGCCGAATATTTAAGACGTTTTGGTGAAATTGGTTGTAAAGCCATCTCTTCACACAAAGACTACCAAATGTATGAAGCGATTCGACTACTTTCTATTTTAAAAGAAGCCGAAGGAACTCCACAAGCAGATATCGATCAAGCCGAAAAAGCGGTTGAAGATTTGCAGAATAATATGGGAGAGTTGTCTGAAATGGCACAAATTAGAAACTTACATTGGTGGACTGTTGAATATGGCTTAATTGGAACTATCGAGGATCCTAAGATTTATGGCGCTGGTTTATTATCATCAATCGGCGAAAGTGCTTGGTGCATGACTGATAATGTTGTGAAAATCCCATACGATATCTCAGCAGCTAATCAGAGTTTTGATATTACTAAATTACAACCTCAACTATACGTCACTCCAAACTTTGCCTATTTAAGTCTTATTCTTGAAGAATTTGCTAATAAAATGGCATTACGTACAGGTGGGATTTCTGGTATTCAAAAATTAATTAATTCGAATGCTTTAGGAACTATCGAGCTAAGTACTGGCTTACAAGTTTCGGGTGTATTTACAAATGTTATTGAAGCAGAAGGAAAACCGGTTTACATACAAACAACCGGAAAAACAGCTTTATCTTACCGTGAAAAAGAATTAGTTGGACACGGAACATTAACGCATCCTGAAGGTTTTGGTAGCCCTATTGGAAAACTAAAAGGCTTTAATCTGGCTATTGAAGACATGAGCCCGATGGATTTAAATGCCTACAAAATAGTTGAAAACGAAACTATAAAACTAGAATTTGAAGGCGGAATTATTGTAAAAGGAGAAATCATTACTGGTTCTAGAAATTTACATGGTGAGATTATTTTAATCAGTTTTAAAAATTGTACTGTTACTTATGGTGATACTATCTTATTTAAACCTGAATGGGGTAATTATGATATGGCAATTGGCAAGAAGGTAGTTTCTGCTTTTTCTGGACCAGCAGATGCTAATAGTTTTGACCTCATCAATTCGGTTCCAAAAACAAAAACGATCAAAGCCAAACATTCTAAGGAACGTGATGAGCTAGAAGAATTATACAAACAAGTTAGATCGATAAGAGAAACTAATTCTCATGAAACATTATTGACTTCTATCTTTGAAAAAATAAAAACAAATCATCCTAATGATTGGTTGCTTTCTGTTGAAATCACAGAACTTTTAAAGAACAGCAATCAACCTCAATTGTTACAGGAAGTTCTAGCGCATCTTGAAAATTTAAAAACTAGAAGACCAGAAGTAGCCCACTTAATTTCAGGTGGACTAGATTTAATTTTTGATAAAGAAAAATGTTAAACCTAAAATCCGCATTAGACTTCGTGATGATATCTAATGCGGCTTTTGAGCTAAAAAAAATCCACTCAGTTAAAACTATATTTGTTTAACGGAGTGGATTTTTAAATGATTATTTAGTACTACAACTTCAGATCGGTACTTAAATCTGCTTCACTTTGAATTTCTTTTCCATCGTATTGCAGTTTCCAACCCATTGAATTTGTCAGGATTAAAATCTTAGATAATTCGCTAATCAATCGATTTTGTGCATTTGTTTTAAGCGAAGATTTTTCAATTTTCTTAGCCAAATTCTCTTTTACTGATTTGTTTATTTTATTATAATCATCTCCTGTAAATGCATTTAACTGACTTTGTTCAACATTATAATATTGAATATCTGGATTGATTGTAATTTCTTCTTTTGGAATTGACACAATCTTTATAACCTTATTTTTCTCGTCAATTTCATACTTCATTTTATGCAAATCGTAGGCAACTGTAACATTTGCATTTACTACAATCAAGGCTTTCTTTTCAAAAGAAAGCATATCTAGTAAATACTTGTTTGAGTTTTTATAAGTTACTACTTCAGAGAAATGCCCTTCGGTAACTATAAGTTTTCCAACGTTTACAATTTGTTGCTGTATTAAATTGGTATTATAATCCAAACTCGTTGAATCATCTTTCTTGAATTCACAATACTTAAATGCAAGGATAATTCCAACTATAATTACAATTCCGGCTATAATTCTTCTCGACATAATTATGTTTTAGCAATGACTTTTATGTAGCCAATTTAGTGATTTTTTTAGAAAACACCACTACGCTTTATTTATGTTATCGATAACTTCTTTTAGAATTTTTAAGCTTTTCAGTTTTTTCTGATGGTCAAATATTGGACTCGTAATCATCAATTCGTCTATACCTGAACGGTCTATAAATTGTTTTAAGTCTTTTTCTAACTTTTCTTTACTTCCTGCAAAAGTGCAAGCTACCATCTGATCAACATGAAATTTTTCTTCTTCACTCATTAATCCATCCAATGATTCAAGTGGTGGCT
This region includes:
- a CDS encoding DUF4230 domain-containing protein; this encodes MSRRIIAGIVIIVGIILAFKYCEFKKDDSTSLDYNTNLIQQQIVNVGKLIVTEGHFSEVVTYKNSNKYLLDMLSFEKKALIVVNANVTVAYDLHKMKYEIDEKNKVIKIVSIPKEEITINPDIQYYNVEQSQLNAFTGDDYNKINKSVKENLAKKIEKSSLKTNAQNRLISELSKILILTNSMGWKLQYDGKEIQSEADLSTDLKL
- a CDS encoding aromatic amino acid hydroxylase; amino-acid sequence: MNPTIETNPLLDRLPNHLKQFIKPQDYSDYTPINQAVWRYVMRKNVDYLSKVAHHSYLDGLKKTGIEINNIPSMYGMNRILTEIGWAAVAVDGFIPPNAFMEFQAYNVLVIASDIRQLEHIEYTPAPDIIHEGAGHAPIIANPEYAEYLRRFGEIGCKAISSHKDYQMYEAIRLLSILKEAEGTPQADIDQAEKAVEDLQNNMGELSEMAQIRNLHWWTVEYGLIGTIEDPKIYGAGLLSSIGESAWCMTDNVVKIPYDISAANQSFDITKLQPQLYVTPNFAYLSLILEEFANKMALRTGGISGIQKLINSNALGTIELSTGLQVSGVFTNVIEAEGKPVYIQTTGKTALSYREKELVGHGTLTHPEGFGSPIGKLKGFNLAIEDMSPMDLNAYKIVENETIKLEFEGGIIVKGEIITGSRNLHGEIILISFKNCTVTYGDTILFKPEWGNYDMAIGKKVVSAFSGPADANSFDLINSVPKTKTIKAKHSKERDELEELYKQVRSIRETNSHETLLTSIFEKIKTNHPNDWLLSVEITELLKNSNQPQLLQEVLAHLENLKTRRPEVAHLISGGLDLIFDKEKC